tgacgattgGGGAGAATGGCATAAATTTATTGGAGGAATTTCAGGTTTTGCGTAAACTGTGAATCGCCCGCAGACTGCAGGCAGAGTTGATTGATTCGTATCTCATACCGTGCCTATATCCACGATGGGTGGAGAATTGATCCTCGGTTAttgcatcaatttttcattttcatttcctcaaTCGGAAGCGAACGGGGGAACGCCTCCTCGTTAGTGCGAGCCTCTCTTTTAATCATCGACCCGTTGTCTTACCGCACAGAATCGAgcaatgaaaagaattttccttcgtattttatcattattatcattcaatCTCGGCACCACTTTTGCTACGCTTTATACTATAACAGAGTTTATTATTCGAGTCGCTGGAACGGCTcccaacaaaaaaaagaaacttagCATCGCTTAAATTCTGACAACTTTTCATCGTCCATTACCAATTGATTGTACCGTGGTTCATAttgaaatgattattattgtttttttcattattgttttcACTCAGCAACCGCTGCTGAATCATTTTGTGATTGCGTGCATGAATCTTGCAATAtttaatatcattttttaatatcgcACGATAACCGACCACTATTGCTACACCAGAGAGCTTTATACTCCTGCAGTCTTTTACCTACACATGCACCTCTCTTTGGAACATAAAATCTCGTGGAAATTATAATGAAGGTACTCCGAGTGGAACGAGTCTATAACGCACCTTGAAACGGAAAAGgcaaacaaagaaaagaaacaggaATATGacgatattgaaatattgtaaaaatttaacctCACACTCACCACTAAAGCCTGTTATACCTCTCACTTGAATTTCCGTACAACATGCAATGATGTTTACAGTTCCGTTCGAATAGGTAATTAATCTCACTTGAGGTATTTTCTATAGGgttctttttccctcgtaacttttatttctctcttgaatcttttttattttattgttactgCCTTACGCGCTCTCGGTAGTTTAGTCGAATTTCAAAGTCGTAACGGGAAACGTCTTAACAAACTCTAACGGAACGGCGGTACACGGCAATTGAACTACAAGGTAGAAGTTTGGCTGACTATTTGCCTCGTAAAGGAAACCCTGACCTAATCCGAATGTTCTACGTTGTACTGTGTTGTCCACATTGCGATGTCCAATACCGACATACCTACTTTCGTTCCTTTTGTTATTGCGAATAATACGCTCGACTTCACCTCGGTATAAAAGCGAGTGCTGCGGGGATATCAGCCGTAAGATATTCCCTGTCGAAGAGGCGGAAAACTGGGGTGGAGGATGGACGCGTCGTGTTTCAACCCCAAGTTTCTTAAAAACATTTCTAGCATTCCGCGGATGGCTACATACACATACTTATACACGCACATCACTTCTACcggttggtaaaaaaatgctCGGCCTTAACATTGCAGCCAGTTTGCAACTACGACATGTATTTACACGTTTGTACCTAAGTCGTAATTAAATTCCATTTTCGCGTGAACGTTGCCTGAATTCTGGTCAAAGCGTCTACAGTCGGCACTGAGTCCGgtagagggagagaaaaagaagcgaATTTTACTTCTCGAGTTTGCGTGGGAGTCGAGCTTTACCGTGAAAAGTAGAAAATGGCCGACTTTCATCTCGCACCCTTCCGCGTTTGTTCATCTGATTTGATATGCGATTGATGGGCGGGTATCTGCAGTTTTGAAGAGAGTAAAGTGGCGCGTTGGTACGTATCGACGTCCCGCTTTATTTGTCTCTCGGCAAGCCAGAGGTGCACGCGTGTTTCTCTATGGAACACCATTTTCCTATCGATTATTTGATAACCTACTGCTACTACTGTTTATAGTTCGCTTTGTATtctggttggttggttggttggttggtacGACGTTTCCTATATGTATGACAAGGCAATTTCGCTGCCCGTACATGTACACGAAGTATACGTATGGTATTGGTTCCTCGTTTCTGCAACGTCGGGTACAcgcctttttctttttaccaatTCTATTTCATTCTTATCAATGTctattttttcctcctctctcCGTTCCTGCTCTTATTTTTCGCTTAAATCTCATTCGTTCGACAGGCTGCGGTGCAGCTGTCGTACGTACGAAAATGATTTATCGCTGATTTTTCAGCCGCGCTCGTATCTTTGAATCATTGACGGTGTACGAAATTTATTGTGAATACAGGTTGAATATGTGCGGGATATCGCGTTATGAGCTGAgcttaaatattttttgattccaacgatattgaattcgttttttttttttttatctgttctTCAAAATTCTGTCGCGATCATTCAACGGAGGATGTGCATTACgcgtttgtaaaaattttcaggttgATCGATGTGACTGACGAAATTGACGGAGAAGAaacgaatatcaaaaaattattatgttaCTTAAGTgtttaattatataaattgctcaatgtgtaattaattgtaaaacgaATCGGTGCAATCAAATCAAAGACGTAATAGTCGTTTGAACGAATCTACGATATAAAgacatacattttttgaaaatttatacaacagtttattttcaacgccAGCGAATTTTGAAGGATTAAAATAGGAATGTGTAACTATGACTATTAAAgttgtgataatttttataatcaccCTCTGTAATCAAACGTGATTGTGGAATGTTCTACCTCCTCGATGTCAGCTGATAAATCTTCAATGCGGCGGTGGTTTAAATATTCTATTAAACTACCGAAATTCTAAACCACAATTAATATTTGATTAAATTACGGTCAGCTTTTCCGGTGATATAATCTCTGCGCAAGTTTTTTGGAGTACATTTTACTCACTAATTTCTTAATGTGGTGATAAACGTGCAGTCGCAGCGCGCTTCTTGCAATGTGACTTTGTGCAACAATTGttagtattaaaaaataaataaataattgcatCAACGAATTAGGCTAGACGTTTGTATTCGAGTAAAATCGACGATCCAGTCTTGAATAAAACGCAACCAAAACGTCGAACGaatatctatatacacatacatttaCGACGGAATATAAAACTTCGAGATCATTTCACATGCGAGAAATTATACCTGCTGTCATCGCCCTCGAATCGGGGAAATCAAAGATAAAGAAAGGTACATGCATTATTGCGAGGTGTGGAAAGAGCTTGATCGATCACCGGGACAGGGTTGAACCGATAGCGGAGAAAAAATAGAGGACCGGAAGTCATTCCCCATGCTTGTGAGAAACTTTGTCGCAAGTGTGAAGTAAGGTATTCACGGTGTGCGGATTGGGGCGAATCCTCGGCTACATCGGCGGCAGGCCGTCGGTGGGGGCCAACATGTCGCAGTCCGGTTCAAACGGTTCGAACGGTTTGAACGTTGGCACCGATTCGTCGCACCGCACTGGGACCGGTTCCCTGCAGGGACAAACCCTCGGAGCTAGTCAGAATGGCAAGTCGGTGAAAGAACATCACCACCAGTCGGACCAGCAGCCGAAGAAGAGCAACGACGCGGTGGATCTCTCGAACGGCTTCGAAAATCGCACCATGGAGTACGAACGATACGCGCAGGAACGAGCCCAGGAAAGAACCGTGAACCAGATAAGTCACGCCGGCATGACTTACCAGAATCAGGCGCAAACCCAGAGCGGCGTTCAGTACAACACTTCCGGTGACGGTGTGCAGACCATGCAGCCAGTCCAGTTTCCTCAAACGGGAAGGATCACCGGCGGTCAACTCGACGACCGCCATCCGGTGCCCGGACAAATACCGACCCAGTACGGCCAGGACAAGATCCAGTCCATGCAGGAGAGAGTCCAGTACGTGTCTCAGGCCGGGACTCAGATAGTTCCGGTGCAGGTACAGCCGCAGTTCACCGGCCAGGAATACCCCGGCGATCAGGGACAGTTCTCGCAGATAAGGTCCCAGTTCGAGGTCAGGTCGCAGGCCTATCCGGGGCAGGGTCAGTACTCGGAGAGGGCGGGTTACGTGACCAGGGACATCGCGTACCGGGATCAGTCGGTATACAGCCAGCCGAATTCCGTCCCGATCTTCGGAGGGCAGGGACAGTACGTAACCGTTCAACCGCAGTCGTCACAGTCGGCGAGCCCGCAGCCGGCGTATTATTCCGGCGTTGTGATACCGTCGCAAACATTCGCCCAGATCAGCTCGCAGCAGCAGTACCCTTACGGTCAATATACCCAGACAGTGATGAACCCCGGAACCGTGCCGTACGCTGCTCATCCGGGAAACATCGTTATCGGGCACCCTCAGCAGTTCGGACAGCAGTCGCCGAACCCTCAAGGGTTCTCCCAGGACTCGGGACAGTACCAAAATCAGCCGATTATTCAGCCCATTGCTCAGAACATCGCTCAGGGGATGCAGATCGTCGTGACCGCCGAGCGGCCCACTCGCGGTCCTAAACCGACGGTTCCGCCTCGGGGGAACTCGAAAATCACCCACGATTCTAGCGGACATCGGAAATCCGCGAGCGTCGACGTTTCGTCGATACAGAAGCCGGGGAATCAGGCCCAACACCTGCAAGGTGTTCACAAGTACGACGGGAATGCTGGAAACCTTCAGGACATTCATCGCGGTGAGATCGCCGGTGTTACCGGGGCTCAGAGTCTCCCCGAAAATCCGGAAAGAAGGTACTTGGCTCCGATCAATCAAAATCCTAGGACCCGACAGGACGGACTTTACATCGATACTAATGGCGATAAAATCGGCATAGCTTCGGAGGCGGCTGCTTCTGAGTCAGCGCTTTACGTCTCGCGGCCGGAACACCGGAAGTCTGCATCCGTTGACGTGACGACGAGCTTTCAGAAGAGAAACGACACCATTACCTTCACGTTCCCGGGTGATAACCAGGAGATTTTAGTACCTGGACGGAAAATGTCTAATTCGGAGCTGAAGAGGCACGAGGGTGGTAACGCTTTTTCCGGCGTCGGTATTGGGCCGCCGTTCGACCCCTCGTCACGTCAGGAAAATCGCAAAAGCGTTATCGGCGTTGAGCGAAAACCAGATTGGGGGTGCGCGCTTAGCCCCGGTCAGAGATCGATATCTCACGAGAATCGACGCTCGGATTACTTCGAGGAGCACAGGCGGTCGCCGTTAACTCTCGACCAGAAGAGGATGGACGAAGTGAGGAAGTCCCCGATGCCGTTCGTCCCGATACGAGACCTCTCGGTGGACCGGGCCGGCCAGAAGTCACCGTCCTTCGTTAACCAAGCTTTCGAGAAAACAAGACAAGAGCTCGCCGTTTGGGCCGAGCAAAGGCAGCGGCAGGAACTCGAGAAAGGAGGTGGCGGtggaggcggaggaggaggaggaggaggaggagtcGGTGCCCCGATCCAACCGCAGATGTTCTCCACTAGTCCTAGGTCGAGGAATCAATCCGAAGAACGGAAGGACCCGAGGATCGTGCACCAGGTCGAAGAGAGACGGGAGCTCAGGATGTCACAGTCGGCATTTCAGCCGATACCGAACATCAGTCAGAACACGATAATGGAACAGCGACGTCACCTGCGTCACGTGAGCGCCGATCTTACCAAACACATGGAGCTTTCACGGAAGGACTTTGACGAACAGCCCACCGCCTCTTCCATGGCCAGCCTCGGCGCTATTGTGCCTGGAATTGGGTCGCAGAGAACGAGTCCCAGTCTGTGCCAACAGTATCCGGCCATCAGCGAGGCCAAAATTGATGCCAAATGCGCCCTGACTATCGCCACGGACTTTGGGGACGGGTCCGTCAAGTCGATGGAGCAGGTTGATCACATTATTCACAGCCATAGAAAGAGCCACAATCTCGGCTCGACTTTGTTGACTCACAGTAAAAGTCAGACCGAAAGTCTTCAGGCGCAAAACGAGGCTCAGAACGACGGGTCTGGATCCCAGTTTCAGCAGCACATACAGATGCAGAATCAGCAGAGTCTCGATCAGATATCCGAGAAGTTGTCGCAGTTTGAGAGACAGCAGAGCGATTTGCAGACGAAACTTCAGTGTCTGCAGAATCAGAGTCAAATTTTAGACAAGGTCTCGCAGTTCCAGCACCAGCAGAGCGATCTCCAGGCAAAAATGCAGAGTCTGCAAAGCCAGGCTCAGCCTGTCGACAAGCTTAATCAAATTCAAACCGGGCATCAATATCACGGCAACAACAACGAGTCGCAGGCGGCAAACAAGTCGCAGTCAGGGAATCTTCAGACCTCCGAACAATTTAGCGAGAAGTTATCGCAGCTCCACAGACAGCAGAGTGAAATTCAAACCCATCAAAACAACCTGCATAATCAGCTTCAGCAAACTCTTCACCAAGGCTTTCTACCCGGTGGTTATAAAAGCACTTTTCAGAGCCAAAACCAAATGGCGGAGAAACTCTCACCCCGTTTGCAACAACACGACGACTCGGATCCAAACCCAATTCAAATTCCGAGCATGTCCCAGATGCCCTTACCCAATTTATCCCAGTTCGATAGAACCGAAGTTGGCCGGAGTTCGTTACAGTACAGATTCACCCAGTGTGACGCGATTGACGTCGGTTCCAGTGCAGCGAGCTTTGCCATTGGTAGTAGCGCCAGTTTTACCGGTACACTCAAGAAAGTTCCACCGGAGAAACCACCCCGGACGTCGTTGATCGTCCAATCGCCAGAGGCAGAGGTAATTCACTCGTTCGTTACTTCGATTCTCCTTTATCTCTTGTTTATCCCGTTGCCCCCCTCTTTACGTTCTAGTATAGAAATATCGTTTTTGCAGGATAACCTAGCAGAGAAACTGCATGCATAAATTATGTAACGCACATAATAATGTGAAATGCAACCCCGGCTCGGTGTGTATAATAATCCTTCCGTTGCATTCGCGAATGTAAACTCGAGAACTGTTTTGCAGgataatttgaattgaaattgaatgaacCTGCTTTGTGAATTTCATTTACCGTGTTACCTGTAACGCGAAACGGTTACGCCCTCCGGGTGTAAAATCGATTTATTCCGCGTGGGAAAATACTAAATGTCTGTGTAGGGAGGCATAGATGAGGGGGGTGTTCGGTTGGTTTCTCTTTTTAAACCGGCGATGTACAGAGGATGCCTGGTTTTAATTAGGGGAAGTAGGCAAACGGCAGTGCCGAAgtgttttcttttatatttatcGCCGGCGAATGTGTGGCACAGGTGTAAACGTTAGAACCATTCTGCTTTCAATTATAGTAATTTCTTTCCCAAATTCGATTCCATCGCACGCCTGATTCGTGTTATATGTACATCAGGGTGCTTCTCATTTGGGAtattgacgaatttttttcgccCTACCCCCTAAAGCAACTTCAGATCATTCAAAAACAtgttcctaatttttttagaatttttacctcaattcAAAGATGGTCCGCATTGTGATCgagattttttcataaaaataacatgggacaaactttttttctcagtatatattttattgtagaAGGAATAAGGTTCCAAAAAACCTGTGACTCCGAGGTTTCATGGGCATTTGCtattatctgaaaaaaaattcacatcatcataccagCCAATCTGGACGAATCGCACACCCTCGAAagttgacttttttttttatttagaggaAGTGCAATTCTTCTAGATTGCATGGTATaatgatgtgtatttttttcagataataGCACTGATGCCCACTAAAACCTCgctgttacaaattttttaaaacattattactgtttttacattacattattattgtgacatttttctttgaattattAGTTGGTAAGTATGTTACTATCTTCGCAACGTAATTCTTCAAACCTGATACCTCTGTTTTACTTATCACGATTCAACAACGGATGCTGGATTTTTATCTTGAAAATTCAGAATCTAATGTTTTCAGACGAATCAGGACATGCGACGCATATATATGAAATGTAAATTGTTCACGCTTCGACAGGACTTGCGATTAACGTTTTAAAAACCGCTGCAAAATGAAGCGAATTGACGCGTTAATTGAATCGTTGAAATCAATTAACCAGTTTCAAACAATGCTTGCGATCTGTTCGCTGGGCGTGAATAGGTAAgcggattttttattttgtaataccGTTGTAACACCGGAAGTGTTCGACCGCGGAATTTCGACCTGCAGCGATATGTATGCGTAGGCACGCAGGCGAAGCACGAAGTGCGTAGGTATAACAATCGACCGAAAATGATCTAAGCCCTTATTCGAAAGGGAGGGCGAACCTTTGGCGAGCTACCGAATCGCTCCGCGCTGGCGTAACAAGGTTTAGATTAGTGAGTGTGCTGCAGAGAATCGATTGTATATACTCAGGTGGAGTGGCTTGACGTTAGTTGTAGTCGGTTAATTAAGAGAAGTTAATTAAGAGCAGGGCATGACCGACCGTCTGCGTCCAGTAAATTAGATCTCTACGTTTTTCCAACGAATGTCGACGAAATGCGAAATAATTAACCTCAGGTCTCACAccgtataattatttattacctgCTTCTTCCGTGTTCGACCTTGAAACTGGTTTCCAGGTCTCGTTCGGTCGGGATCAAGCCATACAATCACCTCTGCGATACAACTCGCACTCAAACAAACCAGTCGAGCCATTTATCGGTTCAAATAACTACGCTAACCGTCACAGAGGAATCtgattcgtttcatttttccgcTCATTTCTACGGTCGAAGTTAGtgacgttatcgtaacgaaacgttggggaacaataattattatcttcattttacaatgattttcaaCGAACTGAGATTTCGAAATACGAGAACGTGTTTTGTTTCGTTACGGTTTACAGAACTTGAGACAATTCCGATATCGCGAAAAAGCGCtttttcctcagcatgaatcgttgCGATAATCTTACGAACTTCGATAAGGTAATTGTTACGCCAATTTCCACTCCCTTCCTCCCTCGTTCGAATTGTTGGCCGTTAGGCACCGGGTTTCGAGATTCCCGGCTCCGAGAGTCCTTCGCCAAAGTCTAATTTCTATCGGTCGTGATTTAGTTTCCTTCTATTTCCGCGGGGTTTCGATTTATCGTCGATCCTGCGGCGGAgccgcgtatatatatatattatacagacaTACAGGATGCCAGGGTTTGTTCGAATTGAATTAATAAGAACGGTCGCCCTTGCCGATCCCTGAAAGGAATCGGTACACAAGCTGACACTGCCGATATAACCACGGATAAGAAGATCCTGGCAAATTCGCGTCTGCTGCTCCAGACGTTTTATACCGCCTACACATAACGTATGTATACTTATACTCTACGAGAGGTTCTACTCGGTGCGCGCGAACGGAATTCAAATTGCTCTTTATTACACCGCTGCGTCAGACTGGCTGAAAAAAGTCGCTCGTATGGTTTTttccccgttttttttttcgccataTCTTTAttggctgaaaatttttcctcaagCTCTACAATCGTTGGGGGATGAGAAGCGCGTGTCGCTATAGTGATCTACTATCG
The Neodiprion fabricii isolate iyNeoFabr1 chromosome 1, iyNeoFabr1.1, whole genome shotgun sequence DNA segment above includes these coding regions:
- the LOC124179024 gene encoding uncharacterized protein LOC124179024, whose translation is MSQSGSNGSNGLNVGTDSSHRTGTGSLQGQTLGASQNGKSVKEHHHQSDQQPKKSNDAVDLSNGFENRTMEYERYAQERAQERTVNQISHAGMTYQNQAQTQSGVQYNTSGDGVQTMQPVQFPQTGRITGGQLDDRHPVPGQIPTQYGQDKIQSMQERVQYVSQAGTQIVPVQVQPQFTGQEYPGDQGQFSQIRSQFEVRSQAYPGQGQYSERAGYVTRDIAYRDQSVYSQPNSVPIFGGQGQYVTVQPQSSQSASPQPAYYSGVVIPSQTFAQISSQQQYPYGQYTQTVMNPGTVPYAAHPGNIVIGHPQQFGQQSPNPQGFSQDSGQYQNQPIIQPIAQNIAQGMQIVVTAERPTRGPKPTVPPRGNSKITHDSSGHRKSASVDVSSIQKPGNQAQHLQGVHKYDGNAGNLQDIHRGEIAGVTGAQSLPENPERRYLAPINQNPRTRQDGLYIDTNGDKIGIASEAAASESALYVSRPEHRKSASVDVTTSFQKRNDTITFTFPGDNQEILVPGRKMSNSELKRHEGGNAFSGVGIGPPFDPSSRQENRKSVIGVERKPDWGCALSPGQRSISHENRRSDYFEEHRRSPLTLDQKRMDEVRKSPMPFVPIRDLSVDRAGQKSPSFVNQAFEKTRQELAVWAEQRQRQELEKGGGGGGGGGGGGGGVGAPIQPQMFSTSPRSRNQSEERKDPRIVHQVEERRELRMSQSAFQPIPNISQNTIMEQRRHLRHVSADLTKHMELSRKDFDEQPTASSMASLGAIVPGIGSQRTSPSLCQQYPAISEAKIDAKCALTIATDFGDGSVKSMEQVDHIIHSHRKSHNLGSTLLTHSKSQTESLQAQNEAQNDGSGSQFQQHIQMQNQQSLDQISEKLSQFERQQSDLQTKLQCLQNQSQILDKVSQFQHQQSDLQAKMQSLQSQAQPVDKLNQIQTGHQYHGNNNESQAANKSQSGNLQTSEQFSEKLSQLHRQQSEIQTHQNNLHNQLQQTLHQGFLPGGYKSTFQSQNQMAEKLSPRLQQHDDSDPNPIQIPSMSQMPLPNLSQFDRTEVGRSSLQYRFTQCDAIDVGSSAASFAIGSSASFTGTLKKVPPEKPPRTSLIVQSPEAESNRSQPAIGLKQTPKARPTIFGTVASDLNPKDGNSRRSLPQTPAGCTGAKGLSIGSTGSGNVGSVPGPGLANGANVEHPDPRDSAAINTEHALVYRDGNLVSGSLEALVQHMVPTEEYYPDRAYLFAFLLSARLFIKPHELLGEVCALCELQQNLTGEGGKERLHRFVPRLVQLLAEWTETFPYDFRDERVMSHVRAITQKVAAVDATARQEVSALLQNLLLRLTALERYEEGLAGLATEAAAEQLTQVDVTELCPSASVLAQQLTHVELERLSYIGPEEFVQAFAKESPHLETSFKDMKKTRNLESYVQWFNRLSYFVATEVCKHAKKKQRVRVVEYWIETARECFNIGNFNSLMAIIAGLNMSPISRLKKTWSKVQSAKFSILEHQMDPSSNFSSYRSTLKAAMWRSAGATDERQRIVVPFFSLLVKDLYFLNEGCSNKLPNGHINFEKFWQLAKQVTEFIAWKQVACPFEKNARVIAFLQASPVLTENSLALASFECEPPDNNPEKERYKSLKSELNAQ